TCTGAAAGACTCTCAATTGACAGTCCTAATCCCTGCACACATTACGAACTGTTTAGGGGAATTAACTATCTTAATAAAGGCAATATAAAAGATGCAAATGTTGCTTTTAAATACGCTTTAAATATTGATCCCGAAAACCATTATTCTTACTTATTCAAAGGTTTAGTAAATTTGAAAGAAGGAAAATCCGCAAAAGAACTCTTTGCAAAGGCAATATCTTTTGCAACTCCTTATGATAGGAACGCTTTAATTTCTATAACAAACGAGAAAGAAGATGAAAAACTTACAATAATATTTTCTGAAGAAAACCTTGCAAGAAAAGAATTTGTGAATGTTATTGAAGAACTTGCAAAATCAAGTCCCAATGATCCGATATTTAAAATTGGACTTGCAGAAGCATACTATAAAATAGGTAATTATGAGAAAATCCTTAAAGTCTTAGAAAGTGTTTTTACTTCGTTCCCAGATTACCCGCATGCTTTATTTCTTACAGGTAAGATTTTAGACGAATATCTTAATAACCAAAACAAAGCAAATGAATACTTTAAAAAAGCTTTTAAAGCAAATCCTCTTTCCAAATACCAATGGATAAACTTAGATTTAGAAACTATAAACGAACCAAAAGAAGACGAATTTCAAGAATTAATTACACTCTTTAAAAACGAAAAACCTATCATAGGTTATTTTGAAGAAAAATACAAAGAATTAGCTTTTGAAAAAGAAACTGTAAAAATGGTAAACGAACCCCAAAAGATAGAGATTAAAAAAGAAGAAGTTAAAGAACCTGTGAGTAAAGAAAATGAAGAACCTAAAGAAAAGGAAATCAAGGCTGAATTAGATGAGAAACAAGCAATTGAATACGGGATTAAACTATTAAAAGATGGGAAATACAAAGAAGCAACAGAATTTTTCTTAAAAAAGCTTAAGGAATCTCAAAACAAATAAGAATAAAAAAAGAATCCCCAAATTTTTATCAATACTACTGCCTGTTTTTATTCTCATTAAGTTGAATCTGTTTTTACTTATTGGGTAAAGAATTGGCACCCCACTTACCGTAAGAAAATCTAAAAAAATATGAGAAAGATAACCAATAATAAAGGGAAAAATCATATAATTCCTAAAAATCATATAGTAGAAAAGAAAGATACAAAGAGCAAGAAACGGAGTATGCATTATTCCACGGTGCTTAAACGAAACTCCATTTTTTGATTTCTTTTGGAAACCAGAGTTTATTAAATCAATATCGGGAAACAAACTCCCTGCTCCTACAAGAAAAATATCAACAGGGGTTGCACTCCCAAACAACATCAAACTAAAGGTTAAATGTGTGAAACCAGTCATAGAACAATTTTACCAAAAAAGAGTATAATTTTCTAAGGAGGTGGTAGAATGCGTATTAGATATTTTGGGCATTCAAGTTTTTTAATTGAAACAAATAATCTAAAGGTTCTAACAGATCCGTATGATCCATCGTTGGGGTATAGAGTAAATTTTCCAGAGGTTGACGTAGTTACAATTTCGCACGAACATTTTGACCATAATGCAGTAAAATTTGTTCCAAGATACTCAAAGGTTTTGAAAGGAGAAAT
This window of the Caldisericaceae bacterium genome carries:
- a CDS encoding metal-dependent hydrolase, with translation MTGFTHLTFSLMLFGSATPVDIFLVGAGSLFPDIDLINSGFQKKSKNGVSFKHRGIMHTPFLALCIFLFYYMIFRNYMIFPFIIGYLSHIFLDFLTVSGVPILYPISKNRFNLMRIKTGSSIDKNLGILFLFLFVLRFLKLF